Genomic DNA from Shouchella patagoniensis:
ACCATCAGACGTTCACTCGCGCGGCTTGTTGACTGCGGCATCATCGAACGTTTTAAGGTCGGGAAGCTCGCGGTTGTCCGTATCCTGTCCGTTGAAGTGTCCGCGCCGGAAATCGCCGAAACTAGCGTCGTTAAAAGGGATCTATCGGTAATTTCGCGGACTGAAACAACTTTAAGCAGCGAAGCACATAAAAGCGTTAGTAAAGACGTAGCGCGCGAGGGGAATGCTGACGCCATAAACGAAGTCTTGCCTGCCGACTTTACGCCTGACTACGTTTCTCCTGCGATTATAAAGACGTTGGCCCCGTTCTTTGGGGCGGAGAAGATAAGCAAGATACATCAACGTATCCAGCTTGCGTATGATAAGGCTGCGTTGTTGGCGCCGTTGAAGGACTACGACGGGCTTGTTTGCAGAACGCTAAAAACGGTAGTCTTCGCAATGAAAACGAACCGCGTCAAAGGTGATCTATATGCGTACGTTTATGGGACTTTCCGGAATGTGCTGACGGTGCAAAAGCGACAGGAAGTCCGGGAGAGGCAGCCGTTTGCCGCGTGGATGGGATAATAATGGAGTTAACGTCATAGTTGCGTCTAGTTTCGTCCTGTAAGCGTCTGGTAATAGTGGTATTTGTTAGG
This window encodes:
- a CDS encoding helix-turn-helix domain-containing protein, with the protein product MYITKLKDYATHADVAELNTTIYAALDDQTLPLNATDHALLRLLGGHSCRVPGVSWLRVDTMARIMERSDRTIRRSLARLVDCGIIERFKVGKLAVVRILSVEVSAPEIAETSVVKRDLSVISRTETTLSSEAHKSVSKDVAREGNADAINEVLPADFTPDYVSPAIIKTLAPFFGAEKISKIHQRIQLAYDKAALLAPLKDYDGLVCRTLKTVVFAMKTNRVKGDLYAYVYGTFRNVLTVQKRQEVRERQPFAAWMG